The Methylocaldum marinum genome includes the window TGGGTCCCGTCCCCGCAATCAGGCGTAACCCGTTTAATGCTCGACCGGATGGGTGGTGAGATTGCGCGGGCAACCAGCCTGGTGCGTTTCGAGCCGGGCAGTCACTTCCCGTTTCATGTGCACGGAGGCGGCGAGGAAATCCTAGTGATCGAAGGCTCGCTCGCAGACGAACATGGCGTTTACCCGGCGGGCACGTATTTGCGTGATCCCGTAGGCACATCCCATGCGCCTTACACGAAAGAGGGCTGCACGCTGTTCGTGAAGCTTTGGCAGTTCTCGCCGGATGACACGCTCAGGACGGTCATCGATACGCGGTCGCAACACTGGATCAGGGCAGGCCGTGACGGCATGGCCGCCGTACCGCTGCATGATTTCGACGGAGAATCGACTTATCTGATCCGCCTGTGGCCCGGACTCCAACTGGAGCGTAATTTTCATCCGGGTGGCGAGGAAATTCTCGTGCTCGAGGGTGTTTTCTGCGACGAAGACGGCACTTATCCGGCCGGCAGCTGGATACGCAGCCCCGTCGGCAGTACGCATACGCCTTATACCGAAGAAGGCTGCGTACTGTTCGTCAAGGAAGGCCATCTGTCCCAGGCAAAACTCGATGCCTTCGAGGCCAGCGGCATCAACGCCCAATGAAGCGGTGGTTCCGGCAAGGCCCGGGCTACAAGCGCTCGACGCAGCTACGCAATTCGATCTCCCGGGACCAGGCGCCGGATGGTTGATCGAGTACGGCAAGATGCTGCACGTATAGGCGGAGTGATTGCGGTGGGTGACTGCCTGTTAGATCGATCAGTTGCGTAGGCCGCTTCTTGCGGCTCCTTCATCGCATCGGCATGGATGAGCGAGCTCACCGCCGTCACTCAATCCCCCCGCCCGAACCGGATTTCATTCTGAACCGCCAGTAGGCATAGAAAGGCAATCCCCCGGCCAGGAGCGCCAAACCCAGCCCGGTCTCCCGCGGGCGCTGCATCACCATGCCGGTGCAGAATGCGCACGCTACGAGAAAGAACGCCAAGGGCACCCAGGGATAGCCCAGGGTCCGATAAGGCCTCGGCAGTGCCGGCTGACGGTGGCGCAGCACGATCACCGCGAGTGCGGTAATGCCGTAAAACGTCCATGCGCCGAAGATCGCATAACTGAACAAGCGCTCGAAGGCCTGCTCGTCCCGGCCCAACACCAGAATCAGTCCGCCCGCCGCGAGGCCCTGCACGATCAAGGCCTTGGCCGGCGTCCGATGTACCGGATCGATATCTCCCATGTGGCGGAAAAACAGCCCGTCGCGGGCCATCGCGTAGGACACTCGGGCGCCGCTCAGGATGGCGCCGTTCAGGGCGGCCAAGGTCGACACGATCGCCGCCACCGTGATCGCCCTGCCGCCCCATTCTCCCAGGGCAGCGGACGCCATGTCCTGGGCCAAGCGCTCGGATTGCCGGACCTCGGCGAACGGGAGAACGTAGAAATAGGCCAGGTTGATCAAGAGATAGACGG containing:
- a CDS encoding cupin domain-containing protein, with amino-acid sequence MRVRADFSRKEIVRLAEAEWVPSPQSGVTRLMLDRMGGEIARATSLVRFEPGSHFPFHVHGGGEEILVIEGSLADEHGVYPAGTYLRDPVGTSHAPYTKEGCTLFVKLWQFSPDDTLRTVIDTRSQHWIRAGRDGMAAVPLHDFDGESTYLIRLWPGLQLERNFHPGGEEILVLEGVFCDEDGTYPAGSWIRSPVGSTHTPYTEEGCVLFVKEGHLSQAKLDAFEASGINAQ